The genomic region GCTGAGGGCCTCATGGCTCCTCTTCGCGGCAACTCCCGCCCAGGTCGAAAAGCTAGGCAGGGAACTGACTCCGGAAGCCGAGCTTGCAGCCAAAAATCTCCCGAGTGCTAATGAGATGCTCTCAAAGGTGTTGAAAGCAGCCCCGGCAGGGTTGACTGCGCATCTGGCGGAGTTCAACGAGTATTCACGACACGCCTTGAACTCGTATGTCCACAGCGGGATTCACCCGCTTCGCCGTGTGCGTGAGGGATTTCCGGTGGAGATGGCACTGAATCTCATTCGAGTCTCCAGTGGGCTCATGCACATGGCTTACCGAATGCTTGCCATGCTCATGGGATCTCAACGCCGAATGGACAAGGTGACGCACTTGTATCAACAGTTCACCGATTGCTGCCCAATGGCCCCGTCGGGTCAAGCTACCGGAAAAAGCTAGTTCGCAGGAGCTAGATATCCCGGGGGAAATTGGATAGGGCTCAGGACTTCGCTGCGGCCCTTTTCAATCACCCATGAAGAGTCCACTCCGCTGGTCGATAACAGGCATTAGCAGCATGCCCTAGAGCGTTGATTTCAGCTTAGAAGTGGCAGCCCACCCACTAGACGGCCAGTCCTCCCTGGAAATTAACACTCAAAGCATCCATCCTGAAATTAAATCTCCCTTCCTGTTCTGACTGGAGGTTCACCATGGAAAAGCGCTGGTGCAACGCGTGCGGGGAGTCGTTTGAACCCCGACCCCAAACCCCTCGCCAGTTGTACTGCGCGAAAGCAGAGTGCCAACAGTCACGCAAACGCTTGTGGCAAAAGACAAAGCGCAAGACCGACGATGACTATCACGAGAACCAGGCTCAGGCTCAGTCTAGTTGGCGCAGGGATCATCCAGATTACTGGCGCCGCTACCGTGAATCACACCCCGAATACACCGCGGCCAATCGGCAACAGCAGAAGCAACGCAATGCTCGGCGCTCCCCTGCTTTGCACGCGTCCCCAATTGCAAACAGTGACGCGTCACCACAAGCCTTGCCCGTACTAGGCATCTTCAAACTCATCGCAATCGCCCCAGCTACGTTGGCAGGACAACATGAATGGATTGTCAAAATCAGTTTGGCACCTTGAATAAATTCGGAGACGTGTGATTGCAAAGAGAGGACTTCATCGCCAACAGATGATGACGCTGGTAGTGTGGTGTTGCCGTTGCTGACCAGGGAGATGTTTCCAGGTAGCCGATGACCTCGTGGCGCAGCACCACGAGTCTGTTGAGGAGCTGCACGATGGATAAGGGCGAACTTCCATTGCCACAAAATGAGCAATCGAACTTCCGCGCGGCGGAGTACGTGCGGATGTCGACTGAGCACCAGCAATACTCCACATATAACCAAGTCGCTCGCATTCGGGAGTACGCCCAGCAACGCGGGATTGAGGTGGTGAAAACCTATGCCGACGAAGGTAAGAGCGGGCTTCGGATTACCGGGCGGCTCGCCTTGCAACAGCTCATTGAGGACGTGGAATCGGGTGCGGCGGACTTCTCCATGGTGCTCGTCTACGACGTTAGCCGTTGGGGACGCTTCCAAGATGCGGATGAGAGCGCGTACTACGAATATCGGTGCAAGCGGGCAGGTATCCAAGTGGTCTACTGCGCGGAGCAGTTTGAGAATGATGGCTCGCCCATCTCAACCATCGTCAAGGGCGTGAAGCGAACCATGGCTGGCGAGTACAGCCGGGAGTTGTCAACGAAAGTGTTTGCAGGCCAGTGCCGGCTGATCGAGTTAGGTTACCGACAAGGAGGACCTGCGGGCTTTGGATTGCGTCGACTACTAGTTGATCAGACGGGGACGAGCAAAGCTGAATTGGCACGTGGTGAGCACAAAAGCTTGCAAACCGACAGGGTCGTGTTGATTCCTGGCCCCCAGGAAGAGGTGCAGGTCGTTCAAAGTATCTACCGTTGGTTCGTCAATGACGGCTTGTCTGAAACGGAGATCGCCTCGCGATTGAACGGCTCGGCCATCCGCACAGATCTGGGTCGCGAATGGAACAGAGCCACCGTTCACGAGGTCCTCATCAACGAGAAGTACATCGGCAGCAACGTCTACAACCGGGTGTCCTTCAAGCTGCGCAAGCTGAGAGTTGTCAATCCTTCGGATATGTGGATTCGTAAGGAAGACGCCTTCCCTGCCATCGTCGCCAAGCAGGACTTCTACACCGCGCAAGGCATCATCCGCGCACGCTCACGCCGCTATTCAGACGAGGAGTTGATCGAGCGACTTCGCAACCTCTTTCAGCACCACCAAGCGCTGTCTGGGCTCATCATCAATTCGACTGAGGGCATGCCATCCTCTTCGGTCTACGCCCATCGCTTCGGCAGCTTGGTACGTGCTTACAAACTTGTTGGTTTCGTCCCATCGCGCGATTTTCAATATGTCGAAATCAACCGGCATCTGCGCCGGATGCATCCGGCCATCGTCGTGCAAACCGAGGAGAAGATGGCGGCGTTGGGCGGTAGCGTACGACGCGATCCACTCACCGATCTCCTGTATATCAATGAGGAGTTCAGCGTCTCTATCGTTCTGGCTCGTTGTCAGCGCCGCGAATCTGGGCAATTGTTCTGGAAGATGCGGTTCGACACGGGGCTTGCCCCCGATCTCGCAGTTGCGGTACGTCTGGATCTTTCCAACCAGTCTGCTCTGGATTACTACTTGTGGCCAAGGCTGGACTTCGGTAATCCCCGCATTAGTTTGGGAGAACACAATCCAGTGGAACTGGAGAACTATAGATTCGACAATCTGGACTACTTCTACGGAATGGCAGCACGGACGCGGCTACGGAGAGCGGCATGACCGAGCCGCTTTCTCTGCCCGAACTGCGCATGATCCCGATGGACCGCATTGAGATCCTAAATCCGCGCGATCGTGACCAGCGCAAATTCAGCGCTATTGTGGAAAACATCGAAGCAGTTGGCCTAAAGAAGCCTGTAACAGTTACACCGCGTCCAAGCGAGGACGGTGCAGAGCGCTATGTACTGGTGTGTGGTGAAGGGCGATTCAAGGCATTCCAACAACTGGGGGAGAAGCGCATTCCAGCCCTTGTGGTCATGGTCTCCGACGAGGATGCATTCGTCATGAGCCTTGCGGAGAACGTCGCGCGGAGAC from Acidovorax sp. DW039 harbors:
- a CDS encoding recombinase family protein, whose product is MDKGELPLPQNEQSNFRAAEYVRMSTEHQQYSTYNQVARIREYAQQRGIEVVKTYADEGKSGLRITGRLALQQLIEDVESGAADFSMVLVYDVSRWGRFQDADESAYYEYRCKRAGIQVVYCAEQFENDGSPISTIVKGVKRTMAGEYSRELSTKVFAGQCRLIELGYRQGGPAGFGLRRLLVDQTGTSKAELARGEHKSLQTDRVVLIPGPQEEVQVVQSIYRWFVNDGLSETEIASRLNGSAIRTDLGREWNRATVHEVLINEKYIGSNVYNRVSFKLRKLRVVNPSDMWIRKEDAFPAIVAKQDFYTAQGIIRARSRRYSDEELIERLRNLFQHHQALSGLIINSTEGMPSSSVYAHRFGSLVRAYKLVGFVPSRDFQYVEINRHLRRMHPAIVVQTEEKMAALGGSVRRDPLTDLLYINEEFSVSIVLARCQRRESGQLFWKMRFDTGLAPDLAVAVRLDLSNQSALDYYLWPRLDFGNPRISLGEHNPVELENYRFDNLDYFYGMAARTRLRRAA